The following are encoded in a window of Alkalibacter saccharofermentans DSM 14828 genomic DNA:
- a CDS encoding LysM peptidoglycan-binding domain-containing protein, with protein MYLKTKLLKIISFAAVLLLLASAPVFSADSQLITKGSTTEKLVALTFDDGDDGKNINPILDILAKNNIKATFFVTGRAAEHHPDLIKKIDQQGHIIGNHSYSHPDFTKITAAKMTEELSKVDNLIKNITGKSTKPYFRPPFGAYNASVLKAVGAAGYTKTIYWTIDTIDWRGDSVTDITNRVRNNIKPGAIVLMHTGSGAKNTVAALPGIISNLKSQGYKFVTLNQLLGTTQQTTYVVKAGDTLYGIARRYGVTVTQIANANNITNINLIRVGQVLIIPGTGTAPQPTPQPGTQVRYTVKAGDTLSAIARRYGVTVTQLANANNITNVNLIRVGQVLIIPGTGTAPQPTPQPGTQVRYTVKAGDTLSAIAGRYGVTVTRIAAANNIKNVNLIYVNQVLVIPQ; from the coding sequence ATGTACCTTAAAACAAAGTTGCTCAAGATCATTTCCTTTGCGGCAGTCCTTTTGTTGTTGGCTTCGGCTCCGGTTTTTTCAGCTGATTCCCAGCTGATTACAAAAGGCAGCACCACCGAAAAACTCGTGGCACTTACATTTGACGACGGAGATGACGGAAAAAACATAAATCCGATACTTGACATCCTTGCAAAAAACAATATCAAGGCAACTTTCTTTGTAACAGGCAGAGCTGCAGAACATCACCCGGATCTTATCAAAAAAATTGACCAGCAAGGTCACATAATAGGCAACCATTCATATTCACACCCTGATTTTACTAAAATAACGGCAGCCAAGATGACAGAAGAGCTTTCAAAGGTTGACAATCTAATCAAAAACATAACAGGCAAGAGCACTAAGCCATATTTCAGGCCTCCGTTTGGTGCTTACAATGCTTCAGTTTTGAAAGCGGTAGGAGCGGCAGGATATACAAAAACAATCTATTGGACAATTGATACCATAGACTGGCGGGGTGATTCCGTGACCGATATAACAAACAGAGTGCGCAACAATATAAAACCGGGAGCGATAGTTTTGATGCATACCGGATCAGGTGCTAAAAACACTGTCGCAGCACTTCCCGGAATCATCAGCAACTTGAAATCCCAAGGATACAAGTTCGTGACGTTAAATCAGCTTTTGGGTACAACGCAGCAGACAACCTACGTAGTTAAAGCTGGGGACACTTTGTATGGGATAGCAAGAAGGTATGGAGTAACTGTAACCCAGATAGCAAATGCAAACAACATAACTAATATAAATCTCATAAGAGTAGGACAGGTGCTTATAATTCCAGGGACTGGAACTGCACCTCAACCGACGCCACAGCCGGGAACCCAGGTTAGATACACAGTAAAAGCCGGGGATACACTATCAGCAATTGCCAGAAGGTATGGAGTGACGGTGACTCAATTGGCAAATGCAAACAACATAACTAATGTAAATCTCATAAGAGTAGGGCAGGTGCTTATAATTCCGGGTACCGGAACTGCACCTCAACCGACGCCACAGCCGGGAACCCAGGTTAGATACACTGTAAAAGCCGGGGATACCCTATCTGCAATCGCAGGACGATATGGAGTGACCGTGACCCGAATAGCTGCAGCAAATAACATAAAAAACGTAAACCTGATATATGTAAATCAGGTATTGGTTATCCCACAATAA